A single window of Nicotiana tomentosiformis chromosome 1, ASM39032v3, whole genome shotgun sequence DNA harbors:
- the LOC138909004 gene encoding uncharacterized protein: MKEKSSAQEKKIEELEARLTSKLAKAKSKAEKAKAKAKAIVAVYRADAEAAKVQAREAAETAQTRAYWAVELAKFQSRRETLEVIHARGFDLTDKIIKAKKHEADARALASSDDDDDDGSKSGAENGEDLDGEEATPEEN, encoded by the coding sequence atgaaggagaaaagctcagctcaggaaaagaaaatagaggagctcgaggctcggttgacttccaaacttgcaaaggccaaatctaaagccgaaaaggcaaaggccaagGCAAAGgcgatcgtggccgtctaccgggccgatgctgaagccgctaaagtccaagcgagagaggcagccgagaccgctcaaactcgagcatattgggctGTTGAACTCGCCAAATttcaatctcggagggaaaccctcgaggtgatccatgctcgaggtttcgaccttaccgacAAGATAATAAAGGCTAAAAAGCATGAAGCTGATGCTAGAGCGCTGgcctcttccgatgatgatgatgatgatggcagcaagagtggggccgagaatggggaggacctcgatggagaagaagctacccctgaggaaaattag
- the LOC104104225 gene encoding probable glucan endo-1,3-beta-glucosidase A6: protein MMGCLSTLLLLSFLAFASFSGAEISSKVGICYGQLGNNLPIPTKSVDLINGLKANRVKIYDANPEILKAFKGTKLQLSVMVPNELINNISTNQDLADQWVKTNVVPFYPDTMIRYVLVGNEILSSPPNTTWFNLVPAIRKIRYAVKKFGLGKIKVGTPLAIDMLESSFPPSNGTFRSDISEKVMKPLLHFLNRTKSFFFIDVYPYFAWAAQPTVINLDYALLESKNITVTDPGSGLTYTNLLDQMIDAVYFAMKRVGYPDVRLFIAETGWPNAGNVDQIGANIYNAATYNRNVIKKFTAKPPVGTPAKPGVVVPTLLFALYNENEKPGPGTERHFGLLYPNGTNIYGIDLSGKTSLSEYEPLPRPRNNEPYKGKIWCVVGRKASVTEVSGALAYACGQGNRTCDEIRPGGKCYKPNSLVLHANYAFSSYWAQFKSAGGTCYFNGLAIPTKSDPSYGACKFPSVTL, encoded by the exons ATGATGGGTTGTTTATCTACTTTACTTCTACTATCTTTCCTTGCTTTTGCTTCTTTCTCCG GTGCAGAAATCTCATCTAAGGTAGGAATATGCTACGGACAACTTGGGAACAACCTCCCTATACCAACAAAATCAGTTGACTTAATCAATGGTCTCAAAGCCAATAGAGTCAAGATCTACGATGCAAACCCAGAAATCCTTAAAGCCTTCAAAGgcacaaaacttcaactttcagtCATGGTCCCAAATGAGCTTATCAACAACATCTCTACAAATCAAGACTTAGCAGATCAATGGGTCAAAACCAATGTTGTACCATTTTACCCCGACACTATGATCCGTTACGTCCTTGTTGGAAACGAAATCCTAAGTAGCCCACCCAACACCACTTGGTTCAACCTTGTACCTGCCATACGCAAAATCAGATACGCTGTCAAAAAATTTGGTCTCGGAAAAATTAAAGTTGGTACCCCATTAGCTATTGATATGCTTGAATCTTCTTTCCCACCTTCTAATGGTACATTTAGGTCCGACATTTCGGAAAAAGTTATGAAACCCTTGTTACATTTTTTGAACCGAACCAAATCATTCTTTTTCATAGATGTTTATCCTTATTTTGCTTGGGCAGCTCAACCTACAGTAATTAATCTTGACTATGCTTTGTTAGAGTCCAAGAATATTACCGTTACGGATCCGGGTTCGGGTTTAACCTATACGAATTTATTGGACCAAATGATTGATGCAGTGTATTTCGCTATGAAGAGAGTGGGCTACCCGGATGTTCGGTTATTTATTGCAGAAACGGGTTGGCCCAATGCTGGTAATGTAGACCAAATTGGAGCGAACATCTATAATGCAGCAACGTACAACAGGAACGTGATTAAAAAGTTTACAGCTAAGCCACCTGTGGGAACGCCAGCAAAACCAGGAGTTGTCGTGCCGACATTATTGTTTGCTTTGTACAACGAGAATGAGAAACCGGGTCCGGGTACGGAACGGCATTTCGGGTTACTGTACCCGAACGGGACGAATATATACGGGATTGACTTGTCTGGAAAGACGTCGTTGTCGGAATATGAACCATTGCCAAGGCCAAGGAACAATGAGCCGTACAAGGGGAAAATCTGGTGCGTTGTTGGGAGAAAAGCGAGTGTAACGGAAGTGAGTGGAGCATTGGCATATGCATGTGGGCAGGGTAATCGGACCTGTGATGAGATCCGACCCGGTGGGAAATGTTACAAACCGAATTCTTTGGTGTTACATGCGAATTACGCGTTCAGTTCTTATTGGGCTCAGTTTAAGTCAGCTGGAGGAACTTGTTATTTCAATGGGCTTGCTATTCCGACCAAAAGTGATCCAA GTTATGGAGCTTGCAAGTTCCCAAGCGTCACACTTTGA